One genomic segment of Clostridium estertheticum subsp. estertheticum includes these proteins:
- a CDS encoding PRC-barrel domain-containing protein, which yields MFKSKDFIFMNVVSVDGKKIGFIKDLLIDFNKGKVIGFLISPYNFFQKNLSVLKEDIIYFNKDMVVKKVEKSTHLCLHSFISMDVIDICKNVLGMVEDITFTGNDFIIKGVIVSSGFITNLLRGKRIILINELILGEENILYIPNHDQYCFKSMPHNFFVQGKSNEKN from the coding sequence ATGTTTAAAAGTAAAGATTTTATATTTATGAATGTTGTGAGTGTAGATGGTAAAAAAATTGGATTTATTAAGGACTTATTAATAGATTTTAATAAAGGTAAAGTAATTGGATTTCTAATATCTCCATACAACTTTTTTCAAAAAAATTTGAGTGTATTAAAAGAAGATATAATATACTTTAACAAAGATATGGTAGTTAAAAAAGTAGAAAAAAGTACGCATTTATGCTTACATAGTTTTATTAGTATGGATGTAATAGATATATGCAAAAATGTATTGGGCATGGTGGAGGATATTACCTTTACAGGCAACGATTTTATAATAAAAGGGGTTATAGTATCTTCAGGATTTATTACGAATTTGCTTCGTGGGAAAAGAATAATATTAATAAATGAATTAATACTTGGTGAAGAAAATATTCTTTATATTCCAAATCACGATCAATATTGTTTTAAAAGTATGCCTCATAATTTTTTTGTACAGGGGAAATCAAATGAAAAAAATTAA
- a CDS encoding DUF1292 domain-containing protein, with product MDNNVETVLLYDEEGKEIEFDVLTKLDIKDKEYVIVAPTGEEDIDAIALRIEKDEDGNDILVTIEDDEEFEMISEAYDAISSDEI from the coding sequence ATGGATAACAATGTAGAAACTGTACTATTATATGATGAAGAAGGTAAGGAAATAGAATTTGATGTGCTGACAAAACTGGACATTAAAGATAAGGAATATGTTATAGTTGCACCAACTGGAGAGGAAGACATTGATGCAATTGCACTAAGAATTGAAAAGGATGAAGATGGCAATGATATTTTAGTTACAATAGAAGACGATGAAGAGTTTGAAATGATTTCAGAAGCGTATGATGCGATTTCTTCTGATGAGATTTAA
- a CDS encoding Fur family transcriptional regulator: MSKVSPESVESLKETLKQEGYKLTPQRRAILNGIIKSEGSHLTAEELYDLVKIDCPEIGLATIYRTVQLLEDMGVIRKFDLDDGCSRYELNHQDERHQHHHLICNRCGKVLEVQGDLLEELESIVEKEYNFKIEDHSLKFYGVCEKCAGK, from the coding sequence ATGTCAAAGGTATCTCCAGAGAGCGTTGAGAGTTTAAAAGAAACCTTAAAACAAGAGGGATATAAACTAACTCCACAGAGAAGAGCTATTTTAAATGGAATAATTAAAAGTGAAGGTAGCCATCTTACTGCGGAAGAACTGTATGACTTGGTTAAAATTGACTGCCCGGAAATAGGTCTTGCTACAATTTATAGAACCGTTCAACTTTTAGAAGATATGGGCGTAATTAGAAAATTTGATTTAGATGATGGATGTAGTAGATATGAGCTTAATCATCAAGATGAACGCCATCAGCATCATCACCTTATATGTAATCGGTGTGGTAAAGTGTTAGAAGTACAAGGGGATTTACTTGAAGAATTAGAATCAATTGTTGAAAAAGAATATAATTTCAAGATTGAAGACCATAGTTTGAAATTTTATGGTGTTTGTGAAAAATGTGCAGGCAAATAA
- the ruvX gene encoding Holliday junction resolvase RuvX yields the protein MRILGLDIGDRTIGIAVCDPLGLTAQGITTIKRKSIVLDIEEIDKICKKYNVESFVSGLPKNMNGTIGPQGEKVQRFCEKLRETLNLEVKMWDERLTTVAANRVMLEGDLSRSKRKKIVDKIAATFILQGYLDSLGTRL from the coding sequence ATGAGAATACTAGGATTAGATATTGGAGATAGAACAATAGGGATAGCTGTGTGCGATCCACTTGGGTTAACTGCACAAGGAATTACAACAATTAAAAGAAAAAGCATAGTATTAGACATAGAAGAAATTGACAAGATATGTAAAAAATATAATGTAGAAAGTTTTGTATCAGGACTTCCTAAAAATATGAATGGTACTATTGGACCTCAAGGAGAAAAGGTTCAACGGTTCTGTGAAAAGCTCCGAGAGACATTGAACTTAGAAGTGAAAATGTGGGATGAAAGATTAACTACAGTCGCTGCTAATAGAGTAATGCTTGAAGGTGATTTATCAAGGTCGAAAAGAAAAAAAATTGTTGATAAAATTGCAGCTACATTCATTTTGCAAGGATACTTAGACAGTTTAGGTACACGTTTATAA
- the typA gene encoding translational GTPase TypA gives MNLFTRNDVRNIAIIAHVDHGKTTLVDCLLKQSNVFRANEKVQERVMDSNDLEKERGITILSKNTAVMHNGIKINIVDTPGHADFGGEVERVLKMVDSVLLVVDAYEGPMPQTKFVLKKALELDLRPIVVINKIDRKDARPTEVLDEVFDLFVELGADDEQLDFAVVYASAREGFAKLEVDDVSDNMEPLFDSIVKNVKAPEGYLDMPLQMLISTIDYNEYVGKIGIGKVQRGSIKRNEQVALIAKDGSISNVKVSALFVYDGLKRVETEEAILGDIVAVSGIPNINIGETIANVLEPEALPFVEIDEPTLTMNFMVNNSPFAGQEGTFVTSRHIRDRLMKELETNVSLRVVEAEEADGFEVSGRGELHLSVLIETMRREGYEFQVSKANVIYKEEDGHKTEPIEFLTIDVPEEFMGVVMEKMGPRKAEMVNMTSAINGYTRLEFKVPSRGLIGFRSELMTDTKGNGIMNHVLDGYDRFKGEIPDRSRGSLIVFEGGETITYGLFNAQDRGTLFLEPGVPVYAGMIAGECARSGDMEINVCRKKQLTNTRSSGADESPKLVPVKPMSLEQCLEFIAIDELVEITPLNIRMRKRILDSGERKRAGGKKK, from the coding sequence ATGAATTTATTTACAAGAAATGACGTTAGAAATATAGCAATTATTGCCCACGTAGATCACGGCAAGACAACATTAGTGGATTGTTTACTTAAACAAAGCAATGTTTTTAGAGCGAATGAAAAAGTACAAGAGAGAGTAATGGATTCAAATGACTTAGAAAAAGAAAGAGGAATAACAATTCTTTCTAAAAATACTGCAGTAATGCATAATGGAATTAAAATAAATATAGTTGATACTCCAGGACATGCTGATTTTGGTGGAGAAGTTGAACGTGTGCTTAAGATGGTTGATAGTGTACTTCTTGTAGTTGATGCATATGAAGGTCCAATGCCACAAACTAAATTTGTTTTAAAGAAAGCATTAGAATTAGACCTTAGACCTATTGTTGTTATAAATAAAATTGATAGAAAAGATGCTCGTCCAACTGAAGTTCTTGATGAAGTCTTTGACCTATTTGTTGAACTTGGAGCAGATGATGAACAATTAGATTTTGCAGTTGTATATGCTTCTGCTAGAGAAGGATTTGCAAAACTTGAAGTTGATGATGTAAGTGATAACATGGAACCATTATTTGATTCTATAGTAAAGAATGTAAAGGCACCAGAAGGATATTTAGATATGCCACTTCAAATGCTTATTTCTACTATTGATTATAATGAGTATGTTGGAAAAATTGGAATAGGAAAAGTCCAAAGAGGATCAATTAAAAGAAATGAACAAGTTGCACTTATAGCTAAAGATGGATCAATAAGCAACGTTAAAGTTTCAGCTCTTTTCGTTTATGATGGACTTAAGAGAGTAGAAACTGAAGAGGCAATTCTTGGTGATATCGTAGCAGTTTCTGGTATTCCAAACATTAACATTGGTGAAACAATAGCTAATGTGCTTGAGCCAGAAGCGCTTCCATTTGTTGAAATTGATGAGCCTACACTAACTATGAATTTCATGGTTAATAATTCTCCTTTTGCAGGTCAAGAAGGGACTTTTGTAACATCAAGACACATAAGAGATAGACTTATGAAAGAACTTGAAACAAATGTTAGTTTAAGAGTAGTAGAAGCTGAAGAAGCAGATGGTTTTGAAGTAAGCGGAAGAGGAGAACTTCATCTTTCAGTTCTAATTGAAACTATGAGACGTGAAGGATATGAATTCCAAGTGTCAAAAGCTAATGTTATATATAAAGAGGAAGATGGGCATAAAACAGAGCCAATCGAATTCCTTACAATTGACGTTCCAGAAGAATTTATGGGCGTTGTTATGGAGAAAATGGGACCTAGAAAAGCAGAGATGGTTAATATGACTTCTGCTATAAATGGATACACTAGATTGGAATTTAAAGTACCATCAAGAGGACTGATTGGATTTAGAAGTGAACTTATGACTGATACTAAGGGTAATGGTATAATGAATCACGTTCTAGATGGTTATGATAGATTTAAGGGCGAGATTCCAGATAGAAGTAGAGGTTCACTAATTGTATTTGAAGGTGGAGAAACTATAACTTACGGATTATTTAATGCTCAGGATCGTGGTACTCTTTTCTTAGAACCAGGAGTACCTGTATATGCTGGAATGATTGCTGGAGAATGTGCAAGAAGTGGAGACATGGAAATAAATGTTTGTAGAAAGAAACAATTAACAAACACTAGATCTTCAGGAGCAGATGAATCACCAAAACTTGTTCCAGTAAAACCTATGTCACTAGAGCAGTGCTTAGAATTTATAGCAATAGATGAGCTAGTTGAAATTACTCCTCTAAATATTAGGATGAGAAAAAGAATATTAGACTCAGGTGAAAGAAAAAGAGCCGGTGGCAAAAAGAAATAA
- the nagZ gene encoding beta-N-acetylhexosaminidase gives MKKSIIRILLISSLLLSGCNNSDHSSLSNVKTKDEVTIMKTKPIDLVQKKVDSMNLDEKIGQLVIVGLDGYSINNNITNLIKQHKVSGVILFSKNVENSNQLVSLINSIKTNNSLNKAPLFVSVDEEGGRVSRMPYELKKLPSNQIIGNLNDSDLSYNIGKIIGDELKIYGFNMDFAPVLDINSNPNNPIIGDRSFGNNSNIVSKLGIKTMKGMSDNNVIPVVKHFPGHGDTSVDSHVGLPLVNKDINELNNFELLPFKNAIKNNADAIMVAHILLSKIDNVNPASMSKVVITDILRKKLKFNGVVITDDMTMAAIIKYNDIGDAAIKSFNSGSDIILVCHEYANELKVINSLKTAVQNKTISEKRLNESVYRILKLKEKYKINNDTLNTINTNKINEINDKIKSFSNN, from the coding sequence ATGAAAAAATCAATTATAAGAATCTTATTAATTAGTAGTTTATTATTATCAGGTTGTAATAATTCTGATCATAGCTCTTTATCTAATGTTAAAACTAAGGATGAAGTCACTATTATGAAGACAAAGCCTATTGACTTAGTCCAAAAAAAAGTTGATTCTATGAATTTAGATGAAAAAATCGGTCAGTTGGTAATCGTTGGACTGGATGGTTATTCAATAAACAATAATATAACTAATTTAATTAAACAACATAAAGTTTCTGGAGTTATTTTATTTAGTAAAAATGTAGAGAATTCTAATCAACTAGTTAGCTTAATTAATTCAATTAAAACCAATAATTCTTTAAATAAAGCACCTCTATTTGTCTCTGTTGATGAGGAAGGTGGAAGGGTATCAAGGATGCCATATGAACTAAAAAAGCTTCCATCAAACCAAATAATAGGTAATTTGAATGATTCTGACTTAAGCTACAACATTGGAAAAATAATTGGAGATGAACTTAAAATTTATGGATTTAATATGGATTTTGCTCCCGTACTAGATATAAATAGTAACCCAAATAATCCTATAATAGGAGATAGATCATTTGGTAATAATTCAAATATTGTGAGCAAACTAGGAATCAAAACCATGAAAGGCATGAGTGATAACAATGTAATTCCGGTTGTAAAACACTTTCCTGGACATGGTGACACATCAGTTGATTCCCATGTAGGTCTTCCATTAGTAAATAAAGATATAAATGAACTTAATAATTTTGAACTATTACCTTTTAAAAACGCTATAAAAAATAATGCTGATGCTATTATGGTGGCTCATATTTTGCTAAGTAAAATAGACAATGTAAATCCTGCTAGCATGTCAAAAGTTGTTATAACGGATATACTAAGAAAAAAGCTTAAATTTAACGGAGTGGTTATTACTGATGATATGACCATGGCGGCCATAATAAAATATAACGACATTGGTGATGCTGCAATTAAGTCTTTTAATTCTGGTAGTGATATTATTTTAGTATGCCATGAATATGCTAATGAGCTAAAAGTAATTAATTCACTAAAAACTGCAGTCCAGAACAAAACAATATCAGAAAAAAGACTTAATGAGAGTGTGTACCGTATACTAAAACTCAAAGAAAAGTATAAAATCAATAATGATACGTTAAATACCATAAATACCAATAAAATCAATGAAATTAATGATAAAATAAAATCCTTCTCAAATAATTAA
- a CDS encoding IreB family regulatory phosphoprotein, whose protein sequence is MDSNQNTVQFDFVKDKKDLTKTILTDVYNSLIKKGYNPVNQMVGYLISGDPTYITNYNGARALVRKLERDEILEEVLKSYLDIKK, encoded by the coding sequence ATGGATAGTAATCAAAATACAGTCCAATTTGATTTTGTAAAAGATAAAAAGGATTTAACAAAAACTATTCTAACTGACGTATATAATTCGCTTATAAAAAAGGGATATAACCCAGTAAATCAAATGGTAGGATATTTAATTTCTGGTGATCCTACATATATAACGAACTATAATGGAGCAAGGGCGTTAGTAAGAAAGCTAGAAAGAGATGAAATATTAGAAGAAGTTTTAAAATCTTATCTAGACATAAAAAAATAA
- the alaS gene encoding alanine--tRNA ligase, which translates to MENLGLNEIRESFLTFFEGKEHLRLESFPLVPKNDNSLLLVNAGMQPLKSYFTGIQTPPSVRITDCQKCIRTGDIENVGKTSRHGTFFEMLGNFSFGDYFKQEIIPWAWEYVTEVLNIPKEMLYVTVYLEDDEAFNVWNKNTNIDPLHIFKLGKEENFWEIGQGPCGPSSEIHFDRNVKLGRIKTSEEFIEAGNEDRIIEFWNLVFTQFDKDEKGNYNKLKNPNIDTGMGLERISAIMQGTDSIFEVDTIKNILNEVSRVTGAKCGESPASDVSLKIITDHVRSTTFMISDGILPSNEGRGYVLRRLIRRAARHGRLLGIKNTFLYELCDMVIKNSCVAYPELSEKSSYIKKVVKIEEERFLETIDSGMDILKGYIEELGVNNDKILGGDKAFKLYDTYGFPYELTEEILEDVGIKIDLKEFNTEMQNQRQMARDARGHSDYMGNADNVLNLIPKDIEIKFEGYDKTELFSKVKVLISEGEIVTELSKGSKGIIVTEVTPFYAEMGGQIGDKGIIFNDNFKAEVYDCKKNISGKIVHLVKMIDGKLLAGELVTLKVNEDRRNEICRNHSATHLLQEALKKVLGDHVHQSGSYVNEDRLRFDFTHFSALTEMEVIKVQKIVNDNILKAYTVNTSVMTIEKAKESGAIALFDEKYKNDVRVVSIGEFSKELCGGTHVKNTGEIGLFKILSESGVAAGVRRIEAITGINSIEFLEDKNNQLKDIASTLKCSEKDIINKLQIQLVELKDKEKEIILLKGKLASSSVDEMLNNVKEVKGVKVICGTVRNMDSDALRDLADKLRDKLGDGLVVLGSSVGDKVQFIAMASKSAIDKGIHCGKIIKEVAMIAGGGGGGRPNMAEAGGKLPDKLDEAIENVCSIIERLVK; encoded by the coding sequence ATGGAGAATTTAGGCTTGAATGAAATTAGGGAATCCTTTCTAACATTTTTTGAAGGTAAAGAACATCTTAGACTGGAGAGTTTCCCTCTAGTACCTAAGAATGATAATAGTTTATTACTTGTAAATGCAGGTATGCAACCACTTAAATCATATTTCACAGGAATTCAAACGCCACCTAGTGTTAGAATAACTGACTGTCAAAAGTGTATTAGAACGGGAGATATCGAGAATGTGGGTAAGACATCAAGGCATGGTACTTTCTTTGAAATGCTAGGGAATTTTTCTTTTGGTGATTATTTTAAGCAGGAGATTATTCCATGGGCTTGGGAATATGTGACTGAGGTTTTAAATATACCAAAAGAAATGTTATATGTTACTGTATATTTAGAGGATGATGAGGCTTTTAATGTATGGAATAAAAATACAAATATTGATCCATTACATATTTTTAAATTAGGAAAAGAAGAGAACTTCTGGGAGATAGGTCAGGGACCTTGTGGTCCAAGTTCAGAAATACATTTTGATAGAAATGTAAAATTAGGTAGAATAAAGACTAGTGAAGAGTTTATAGAAGCAGGAAATGAAGATAGAATAATAGAATTTTGGAATTTAGTATTTACTCAATTTGATAAGGATGAAAAAGGTAATTATAATAAATTAAAGAATCCTAATATAGATACAGGTATGGGACTTGAGAGAATATCTGCTATAATGCAAGGCACTGATAGTATATTTGAAGTGGATACTATAAAAAACATTTTAAATGAAGTATCGAGGGTTACAGGTGCTAAATGCGGAGAAAGCCCTGCAAGCGACGTATCATTAAAAATTATAACTGACCATGTTAGGAGTACAACTTTCATGATAAGTGATGGAATACTTCCGTCTAATGAGGGAAGAGGTTATGTTTTAAGACGTCTAATAAGACGTGCAGCAAGGCATGGTAGACTACTTGGAATTAAAAATACTTTTTTATATGAACTCTGTGATATGGTTATAAAAAATTCCTGCGTAGCATATCCCGAACTTAGCGAGAAATCCTCTTATATTAAGAAAGTTGTAAAAATTGAAGAGGAAAGATTTCTTGAAACTATAGATTCAGGCATGGATATATTAAAAGGATATATAGAGGAACTTGGAGTTAATAATGATAAAATATTAGGTGGAGATAAGGCTTTTAAATTATATGATACTTATGGATTTCCATATGAACTTACAGAAGAAATACTCGAAGATGTAGGCATAAAGATTGATTTGAAAGAATTTAATACTGAAATGCAAAATCAGAGGCAGATGGCAAGAGATGCCAGGGGACATTCAGATTACATGGGTAACGCAGACAATGTTTTGAATTTAATTCCTAAAGATATAGAAATAAAATTTGAAGGGTATGATAAAACTGAATTGTTTTCTAAAGTTAAAGTTTTAATTAGTGAAGGCGAGATTGTTACAGAACTTTCAAAAGGTTCAAAGGGAATAATTGTAACAGAAGTTACACCTTTTTATGCTGAAATGGGAGGTCAGATCGGAGACAAGGGAATAATCTTTAATGATAATTTTAAGGCAGAGGTTTATGATTGTAAAAAGAATATTTCTGGAAAAATTGTACATCTTGTCAAAATGATTGATGGAAAATTGCTAGCAGGTGAATTAGTAACTCTTAAGGTTAACGAGGATAGAAGAAATGAAATTTGTAGAAATCACTCAGCAACACATTTGCTTCAAGAGGCTTTGAAAAAGGTACTAGGCGATCATGTCCATCAATCAGGATCATATGTAAATGAAGATAGATTAAGGTTTGATTTCACCCATTTTTCAGCATTAACGGAAATGGAAGTTATTAAAGTCCAAAAGATAGTAAATGACAATATTTTAAAGGCATATACAGTTAATACGAGTGTCATGACTATAGAAAAGGCTAAAGAAAGTGGAGCCATAGCTTTGTTTGATGAAAAGTACAAAAATGATGTTAGAGTTGTTTCTATAGGCGAATTCAGTAAGGAATTATGTGGAGGTACTCATGTTAAAAACACAGGAGAAATAGGTCTTTTTAAAATTTTATCTGAATCAGGGGTAGCTGCTGGAGTTAGAAGAATTGAAGCTATAACAGGTATTAATTCTATTGAATTTTTAGAGGATAAAAATAATCAATTAAAAGATATTGCGAGTACATTAAAATGCTCCGAAAAGGACATAATTAATAAATTACAAATTCAATTAGTTGAATTAAAAGATAAAGAAAAGGAAATAATATTATTAAAAGGAAAACTAGCTAGTTCTTCAGTTGATGAAATGTTAAACAATGTTAAAGAAGTTAAAGGTGTTAAGGTAATCTGTGGTACTGTACGTAATATGGATTCAGATGCATTAAGGGATTTAGCTGACAAACTCCGCGATAAACTAGGTGACGGTTTAGTAGTACTTGGAAGTAGTGTAGGTGACAAAGTACAGTTTATTGCAATGGCATCTAAGTCCGCGATAGATAAAGGAATTCATTGTGGGAAAATAATTAAAGAAGTAGCTATGATTGCTGGCGGCGGCGGCGGCGGTAGACCGAATATGGCAGAGGCTGGCGGAAAACTTCCAGATAAATTAGATGAAGCAATAGAGAATGTATGCTCTATTATTGAAAGATTAGTAAAATAG
- a CDS encoding O-methyltransferase: MSGVAYDYMEQYLRELIPSNSGILDDLEKFSIKNRVPIVQKETAKFLELMVKMNKPKKILELGTAIGYSAILMNIASSGLSEITTIERDQRMIEIATANIAKCGLQNKITIIKGDCLELLESLQDEYDMIFMDAGKGHYNHFLPNCLRLLKKDGVLIADNVLFRGMVASKELATHRKITIIKRMKSYLELVSSNDDLITSVIPMGDGISVTVRKNIGSI; this comes from the coding sequence ATGAGTGGGGTAGCATATGATTATATGGAGCAATATTTAAGAGAACTTATACCAAGTAATAGTGGTATTTTAGATGATCTAGAAAAGTTTTCTATTAAAAACAGAGTTCCTATAGTTCAAAAGGAAACTGCAAAATTTTTAGAGTTAATGGTAAAAATGAATAAACCTAAAAAAATATTAGAACTTGGAACTGCTATAGGATATTCTGCTATTTTAATGAATATCGCATCATCAGGTTTAAGTGAAATTACAACTATTGAAAGAGATCAAAGAATGATAGAAATTGCAACTGCTAATATAGCTAAATGTGGACTGCAAAATAAAATTACTATTATAAAGGGAGATTGTTTAGAGCTTTTAGAAAGTCTCCAGGATGAATATGATATGATTTTTATGGATGCAGGTAAAGGACACTATAATCATTTTCTTCCTAATTGCTTAAGGCTTTTAAAAAAAGATGGAGTTCTTATTGCAGATAATGTACTATTTAGAGGAATGGTTGCATCAAAGGAACTTGCAACACATAGAAAAATCACTATAATAAAACGTATGAAAAGCTACTTAGAACTAGTATCTAGTAATGATGACCTTATAACTTCTGTAATACCAATGGGAGATGGAATATCAGTTACTGTAAGAAAGAATATAGGCAGCATATAG
- a CDS encoding AI-2E family transporter: protein MKKINKKRLVICVLSIVILIAIIAIAIRIPIIKQLLNLIFISFIIAYGLKPLYTLLIRRGANKKAASALIVVGLLVLILLVFIVVIPSIFRESLSIKRVINDLGNYLINAKTKIKVLSTNKIMDSIINTIYYKSNAQILLILNKLLDFIMGLGENILTYMVSPLIIYYFLCDSENMINKTLIIFPPESRNVIKKIIDDIDKVLGRYIMSQLILCGIITVATFLILMFMKVDFPLILALINGIFNIIPYFGPIFGLIPIILIALLESPKIALYTTIWIFALQQIEGSLLSPKIIGESISMHPLTVILLLMIGGAVGGILGMILAVPLGVVIKVIYEDLNYYLF from the coding sequence ATGAAAAAAATTAATAAAAAGAGGTTAGTTATTTGCGTTTTAAGCATTGTTATATTAATTGCTATAATCGCTATAGCTATTAGAATACCAATTATTAAACAATTATTAAATTTAATATTTATATCGTTTATTATAGCGTATGGTCTAAAACCATTATATACGCTTCTGATTAGAAGAGGGGCAAACAAAAAGGCAGCATCTGCTTTAATAGTAGTTGGGCTATTAGTTTTAATATTACTAGTATTTATAGTGGTGATACCATCAATATTTAGAGAGAGTTTATCTATAAAAAGAGTAATAAACGATTTGGGGAATTATTTAATTAATGCGAAAACGAAAATAAAGGTATTAAGTACAAATAAAATTATGGATAGTATTATAAACACTATATATTATAAATCTAATGCACAAATTCTTTTAATACTCAATAAGTTACTTGATTTTATCATGGGACTGGGGGAGAATATATTAACTTATATGGTTTCGCCTTTAATAATATATTACTTTTTATGTGATAGTGAAAACATGATAAACAAGACACTTATAATTTTCCCACCAGAGAGCAGAAATGTAATAAAAAAAATTATAGATGATATTGATAAGGTTCTAGGTAGATATATAATGAGTCAGCTTATTTTATGTGGAATTATAACTGTTGCTACCTTTTTAATCTTAATGTTTATGAAAGTCGATTTTCCATTAATATTAGCTTTAATAAATGGTATTTTTAATATAATTCCTTATTTTGGTCCTATATTTGGACTAATCCCTATAATTTTGATTGCACTACTGGAATCTCCCAAAATAGCATTATACACAACTATATGGATATTTGCGCTTCAACAAATTGAAGGAAGTTTATTATCACCAAAAATAATTGGAGAAAGCATAAGTATGCATCCATTAACGGTAATATTATTATTAATGATAGGTGGAGCAGTTGGAGGAATATTAGGTATGATACTTGCAGTACCACTAGGAGTAGTAATTAAAGTTATATATGAGGACTTAAATTATTATTTATTTTAG
- a CDS encoding peptidase U32 family protein: protein MKPEILAPAGNLEKLKAAINFGADAVYLGGSKLNLRAFADNFSNEDLKEGIEFAHLRGKKVYVTLNVFPHNDDLDGLEDYLKEVYEIGADAIIVSDPGIIMTAREVVPNLEIHLSTQANNVNYKSAIFWHKQGVKRIVLARELSLKEIKEIRSKLPDTCELEAFVHGSMCMSYSGRCLMSNYMTGRDANRGQCAQPCRYKYFLMEEKRDGEYFPVIEDDKGSYIMNSKDLCMIEHIPELMESGVMSFKIEGRMKSSYYVASVCKSYREALDAYVADGANYKFQQKWLDNLLKPSHRQFYTGFYFGDPSNQIYESSSYIRDYDIVGVVRKYDEKSNIATIEQKNKTYLCDTVEVLRPVGDNILITLDDMKNSKGESIPSAPSAQMIFTVNVKEKLCENDILIKAKEKK from the coding sequence ATGAAACCAGAAATACTTGCACCAGCAGGTAATTTAGAAAAATTGAAAGCAGCTATAAATTTTGGCGCAGACGCGGTTTATTTAGGCGGAAGTAAATTAAATTTAAGGGCTTTTGCAGATAATTTTAGTAATGAAGATTTAAAAGAAGGAATAGAATTTGCACACTTAAGGGGTAAAAAGGTCTATGTTACTTTGAATGTGTTTCCTCATAATGATGATTTAGATGGCCTAGAAGATTATTTAAAGGAAGTATATGAGATAGGTGCGGATGCTATCATTGTATCTGACCCAGGGATTATTATGACAGCGAGGGAAGTAGTACCAAATTTAGAAATACATTTAAGCACTCAAGCTAATAATGTAAATTATAAGTCTGCTATTTTTTGGCATAAACAAGGAGTTAAAAGAATTGTTCTTGCAAGAGAATTGTCGTTAAAAGAAATTAAAGAAATTAGATCAAAATTACCTGATACTTGTGAACTTGAAGCATTTGTTCATGGCTCTATGTGTATGTCCTATTCAGGAAGATGTCTTATGTCAAATTACATGACTGGTCGCGATGCAAATCGTGGACAATGTGCTCAGCCATGCAGATATAAATATTTTTTAATGGAAGAAAAAAGAGATGGAGAATATTTTCCTGTAATTGAAGATGATAAAGGTTCTTATATAATGAATTCAAAGGACTTATGTATGATAGAACACATACCAGAACTTATGGAATCAGGTGTAATGTCCTTTAAAATAGAAGGAAGAATGAAAAGTTCATATTACGTCGCTTCTGTTTGTAAGTCCTATAGGGAAGCTTTGGATGCGTATGTAGCAGATGGAGCAAATTATAAATTTCAGCAAAAATGGTTGGATAATCTATTAAAACCTAGTCACAGACAATTCTATACTGGATTTTATTTTGGGGATCCGAGCAACCAAATATATGAATCTTCGTCATATATTAGAGATTATGATATAGTTGGAGTAGTAAGAAAATATGATGAAAAAAGCAATATTGCAACAATTGAGCAAAAAAATAAAACATATCTTTGCGATACTGTTGAAGTATTAAGGCCTGTAGGCGACAACATTTTAATTACGTTAGATGATATGAAAAATTCTAAGGGAGAAAGTATACCATCTGCCCCAAGTGCTCAAATGATATTTACTGTAAATGTTAAAGAAAAACTTTGCGAAAAT